From the Jilunia laotingensis genome, the window ATTCGTACCTATGGTAGAAATATCCCCACCCAATGCCCCCATAGCACCACCCATACCAACAAAGCGAGCAGTTCCATTCAAGTCCTTGCCGGTAAATTTGGCAGCATCATATATTGTCTGTGCATTTGCAACACTCGAAAGAAGAGTTGCGACTGCTATTATCATTAACTTTTTCATAATCGAAACTTAATTATGTTAGTATTTCATTCTTATCTTCGGCTGCTTCCACCACCACGGCTGGAACCGCCACCACCGCCGCCACCTGAACGGGCACCGCCACCGCTGCCACCGCCACTTGAACGGGAACCACCACCGTAAGATCCGACACTTGACCGTGAGCTGCTACTGCTGCGACTACTAGGTGTATAACTACGGCTGGTAGATGGTGTACCATAAGAACGGCTGGAAGACTGGGTTGAACTTCCTCTATTATATGTAGACGAAGAACGTCTGCTACTGCTGGATGAAGTCCCGACAGAAGAACGAGACGAGCTTGCTCTTGAACCACTGTCATAGGTACTGCGGGTACTGCTCGGACGTGTATAGGTAGAAGAACGACGTGACGAAGAGCTTGCTCCACTTCTGCCTGTACTTACACTTGAACGTGCAGAACTGGAAGAAGAACGTGTTCCAACAACTCGACCCGCTGAAGACGAACTACGACGAGAAGAACTTGTACCTACACTTGAGCGAGTAGTCTGTCCCGCACTGGAATATGAACGACGGGAATTTGAAGAATAACGGTCGGTAGTTCCGAATGAACGACGGTCAGTATAACTGTTCCGTGCCCAATAACCATTATGTCCCCAGTTTGGATACCAGCCATGATGATGATGATGTCCCCAATGACCACCCCAGTAGCCACCGTACCAACCACCCCAGTAACCGGGATAATACCCTCCCCATCCGTAATATGGACTATTCCATCCACCCCAACCCCACATAGAGCCGTATGAGTTATAACGCCAATTCCACCACAACGGATTACTGAAGGTTGGAAATGCATAAGCATATAAACCATCCGTATATACATTCCAATCCCAAGAATTACTGCCATAAACGATGTCCCAATAGAACGGGCTACTAACACTTACGGCAAATCGAGGATTACGGAAACGAATAATGCGTTCGGCATACTCATAATCATCTTGGGAGCCATCGAAATCTCCGGTTACCCATTCACCATCCAAATCCGGCTCTTCTTTTTCAGTAATATATAATGTGTCATTCTCCATTACAAAGTCATTATCACGTGCGTCGTAACGGCGATTATATTCATCTACATCACGAGTATTTCCATTGCGATCCTGAATTATGACAGTAGTTCCGGGAGTCGCATAAATATTCGTAGTAGACTGCCTTTTAACCGGTTCTTTTTTAACAGGTGCCGGTTCTTCTTTGTCCTTTGAAGGAACAAAATAGAGGTCATCATCCACACTTTGTGCCATCAAACCTATCGGGAGACACAGGGTAATTAATAATAAAAAAATAATCTTTTTCATATCTCTGTGGTTTATGGATTGCATTTCTTAATCTTTTTATTCACGTTACAAAGATAGGCAAGGTTATCATCCTTCCAGGGAGATTTTCCCCAAACAATAATAGGGATTTCCCTATTTTAATTACCTTTGCAAGCAAAAACATAACACTTATGAAGTATTTAGAGTTCACGTTTACCACCGATCCTTGCACAGAAACAGTTAATGATGTGTTGGCTGCCGTTTTAGGTGAAGCTGGATTTGAAAGTTTCGTTGAGTCCGAAAGCGGTTTGAAAGCTTATATCCAACAATCCTTATACGATGAAAAAACGATCGAGAGTGCTATCATGGACTTTCCGGTACCTGATACAAAAATCTCCTATGACTTCATCGAAGCAGAGGATAAAGATTGGAATGAAGAGTGGGAGAAGAATTTCTTTCAACCGATAGTTATCGGTGATCGTTGTGTGATCCATAGTACATTCCACAAAGATGTTCCGGCAGCCGAATATGATATTGTCATCAATCCACAGATGGCTTTCGGAACCGGGCATCACGAAACGACCAGCCTCATCATTGGTGAATTGCTGGACAGCGATTTAAAAGGAAAATCCCTGCTCGACATGGGGTGCGGGACTTCCATCCTTGCCATTCTTGCCAGTATGAGGGGGGCAAGCCCTTGTTTGGCTATCGACATTGACGAATGGTGTGTACGCAACTCAATAGAAAACATAGAATTGAATAATATATCCAATATCAATGTTGAACAAGGAGATGCGTCTGCATTAGCCGGAAAAGGTTCGTTTGATGTAATAATAGCGAATATCAATCGAAACATACTATTAAACGACATGAGGCAATACAAAGCCTGCATGCATCCGGGGTCAGAACTTTATATGAGTGGTTTCTACCTAGAAGACATCCCCGTGATCCGTGAAGAGGCGGAACGGAACGGGCTGACCTTTATTCATCATCATGAAAAGAATCGTTGGGCTGCGGTGAAATTCGTGTTTTAATAGTAAAGAATGAAAAAGCCTCATTTGGAGTAGTGTTTCTTTTGCCAGATGAGGCTGCCAAATCGAAAACGGCAACAATAGCCATCTCCTGTTTTTTAGAAAATGCCCTGTTTTCTTTAAAAGGAAGTTTTATTGTAATGTCATCTTCTTCAACTCGTCCAACGAACCATTAAAAACGTTCAAATCAACATCCTCTCCGATCCCCGGCACACTGCCTACATCCGTATGTTGCCAGAAATGCCATTTCCCTTCGTACTTTACAGAATCCACATAATAATGGGCGATCCAATAGGGATAAGTATCAAAAATAGAATCATTCAGATAGCGTGTTTTGAACTTATAGGAAGTATAAAGAATAGGCTTTACACCATAATGTGCCTCTACTCTGTCGAGCCAACGCTTAATGCTCTGTTGCAATTCCTTCGTAGTTTTCTTTCCGGTCACTTCCACATCGAGTACAGGAGGAAGGTCGCCAGGAGCCAGTTTGACGGTTCGTATAAAGAAATCAGCCTGTTTCAACGGATCCGTTTTTGGAGAAAAGAAGTGATAAGCTCCACGAATGAACCCATGATTGCCTGCCTCCGTAAAGTTTTGCACAAAAGCATCATCAGCAAGGTCGCCCCCTTCCGTGGCTTTCATGAAAATAAATTCAATGGGGAAATCCGTCAAACGGCTTTGCAATAGTTGCGGCCAGTCAATCTCGCCTTGGTAATGGGAAATATCAATACCATGTACATCATAGCAACAGGGCATACAAATGCCATACTCCTTCATGCCGTAGCAAGGTTTCCAACGATATGCGTATGGCCGTATGAAGAAATAATAGAATGTAGTAGAAAAGCCGAAAACGATAATAATAACAAGCACATTCCGCAGCCATACGGGCATGGTGCGATGGACAGGCTTCTTTGCCTTCCGGGGAGTGCGGCGGGCAACAGTTGTCTTGCGTGGAGGTATAGGCTTTTTAGGAATCATATTTCAAGTAAAAGTGAAAACAAGAAGTGATGAGTGGCAAATAGCAGATAAGTTTGCTCACCACCCATCACTCATCATTTATCACTCAATGTTATTTAGCTTGTTCAAGCTGCAAAGTCTTGGTAGGCTGGTCGCATACTTCAGTCGGGCCGAAGTACTGGATCGGGCCCGGATATACATAGTCCGTAGTCATCGCCCATTGGTCGCGCAAAGCAGCAAATGCTTTAAACGGTTTGCCTTCCAATTTCACCAGTGCTTTCTGGATAACCGGTTTCATCTCACCGTGACGACGTTCCATGTTCATCATCATCGTGATGGGCACACCACCTGCAATCCATTCTTCGGCAGGAGCAGTAGTGTTGCGTACAGATGACATATAACCCGTCTTACCGTTAGCAATCAGCATAGATGCAGTATATCCCAGTGAATAACAATAATCGGCATCGTAGTTTGAAGGAGCAGCGCAACGGCCTTCATAACCGAAGAAGTGATGTTGAGCGGCAAACTTGCCTACATATTTACCTTCTGCTTTCCAAGTGGCCAGCTTCGTTGCAACCATCTCAGACAGCAGTTTTTCTGTTTCGATCAGTGATACCTGTACGTTTCCATGCGGGTCACGATCCAATGAAAGCTGACGTGCAACTCCTTCCGGAAGACTTGCATAGATAGCCGAGTTTTCGGGAGATAGTTTGCGGATGATATAGTCACGTTGATGAGACTTCTTGATCTGTGAGAACTCTTCGGCATTGTTAGCCAAGAAGTCGTTCAATTCTGAGATCAGACGTTTCATAGCCGGGATAAACTCTACAAGACCTTCAGGAATAAGAACAGTACCGAAGTTGTTACCCTGTGCGGCACGATCGGCAACCACCTTAGCAATATAAGTCACAACATCGTCCAAAGACATGTCTTTTGCTTCTACTTCCTCAGAGATGATACATACGTTGGGTTGAACCTGCAATGCGCATTCCAATGCGATATGAGATGCCGAACGTCCCATCAATTTGATAAAATGCCAATACTTACGGGCAGAGTTACAGTCACGTTGAATATTACCGATTACTTCCGAGTAAACTTTACAAGCCGTATCAAAGCCGAAAGAAGTCTCGATCATTTCGTTCTTCAAGTCACCGTCGATTGTCTTCGGGCAACCGATCACCTGTACACCGGCCTTTTTAGCTGCATAATACTCAGCCAACACGCAAGCATTTGTATTAGAGTCGTCACCACCAATGATAACGAGTGCCTTAATACCCAATTCCTTCAAGATTTCAAGACCTTTCTCGAACTGATCTTCTTTTTCCAGTTTCGTACGACCGGAACCGATGATATCGAAACCACCTGTATTGCGGTATTCATCGATAATGTCAGAAGTAAGTTCCATATAGTTGTGGTCTACCAAACCGCCAGGTCCAAGTATAAAACCGTACAGTTTGCTATCCGGGTTCAAAGCTTTGATACCATCAAAAAGGCCGGAGATCACATTGTGTCCGCCCGGAGCTTGTCCACCGGAAAGGATCACACCTACGTTCATAGCAGGGAGTTGGATAGCTTCTCCGGCTTCGAACTTGATTAATGGCATACCATACGTATTGGGGAATAGTTGTTTGATAGCTTCCTGATCGGCAACTGATTGGGTTGCTGCGCCTTCTACAGCCTTAACAGCCCCTTTCAATGCTTTCGGAAGTTTGGGCTGGTAAGCAGCCCTTGCGATTTGCAATGCACTTTTAGTCATTTCTTTATTTTATATTAAAGGTGATAGTAAATTCAATCATAGAATTCAAAAAGCGATGCAAATTTCGTGTTTTTTTCTGAAATATGAAAGTATAGCAGGGAATAATGTAAGTTAATAGAAGTTTGGGAAAGGAAGAAATACCCTTTGTGAATCGTACAAATATCTTTCATCAATAAATTATCTACTGATATAAAAACACAAAACATCCCCATGTTCCGCATAAAAACATGGGGATGTTCCACATAACAACATCCGGATGTTTTGACATACAACATGGGGATGTTTTTATTCAAAAGGTAGTAAGAAAACAATATAACATCCTAATATCCTTTCATTTACCAACGGAATATCCTTTCATTCAAAAAGCATGTTTCATTCCTCCATTACAAACGCCCCTTTTCCTCACCACCTTCCTCATTTGTTCCTCTTTAATCTTCCTTCTCCCATCCTCCTCCGAGAGCCTTATATACCTGTACCACTGCTATCAGTTCATCACGGATGGCATTGCTCAAGCCTATCTGGGCATCGAAATACCCACGTTGAGCATCGAGTACATCCAGATAATTGATCACTCCGTTGATGTATTGTAGCTGGGCAAGATCAATGTAACTCTTGGACGAACGTTCCAGATTGGCCCGGAGATCATACACTTCCTTAATCTTGTTGAAATTGACAATGGCATTCTGTGTTTCCTTGAAAGCGTTCAGCACGGTCTTTTCATAACTATGCACCTCTGCCTCATAAGCAGCTTTTTTCGCTTTCAATGCAGCACGGTTCTTTCCCCAACCGAAAATGGGGGTCAACAAGGCACCTTCCATGATGGCATAAGGTGATTTCAACAGTTCGGAAAGTACGGTACTCTCCGCTCCCGCCCGACCAGTGAGTGAAATACGGGGGAACATATTCGTATAAGCCACTCCCACTTTCGCATTGGCGGCAATCAACTTCTGTTCAGCCTGCCGAACATCCGGACGACGCTCAAGCAAACCGGAAGGCAACCCAACCGGCAGTTCTTTGGGAAAATTGAAACTTTGCAGCAAACCGCTACGGGCTATTTTATTGGGATATTCTCCGGCAAGAAAGGCAATATCATTCTCCTTAAGGGCAATCCTTCGTTCCAGGTCAGGCACAAGGGTAGCGGTACGGGCAAGCTCCACTTGCGATTGGCGGTACGAAGTCTCGGATGTCAGTCCGCCTTCAAAACGAATGCGAGCCAGACGCACCCCTTCCTCACGGGCCTTCAAAGTTTGCTTCACAATATCAAGTTCAGTGTCGAGTGCCACAAGTTCATAATAAGCCTGAGCCACTTCCGCTACAATGGTCATACGAAGGGCACGCTGCGCTTCTACCGACTGGAAGTATTCCGCAATGCTTGCCGAACGCGCCCAACGCAGGTTTCCCCAAAGATCCAGTTCCCATGAAAACAAGACTTGGGCTTCAAATGTATCACTGCGTTTAAAGTCATCGCCCCCATGGTTTTCAAGTTCCCGTTCACCGGTCACAGTACCTTTAATATCCGGCAACAAAGCAGCAGTCGAGATTCGTTTCTGTGCAGCCATCTCCTTCACACGGGCAGCAGCAATCAGCATATCCTTATTGTATTCCAATGATTTGGTAATCAATCCCCGAAGAGTGGAATCTGTATATATTTCCCACCAGTCTCTATCACCGAAACTCAATGAATCTTGCCGTTGCGCAAGACTATCCGGAAGGTGAAGATCAGGCCGCACATAACTCTTCCCCACTTTGCAGGAAGAGAAAGCAGTCAACATCAACAAGAGGGCAAAAGCTATAAATAATGTATTTCGTTTCATTTTCAGTTACGTTTTAGTTTTGATGCAAAAGGTATTTTTACTCCGGAACTACGGTGACGGATCTTTGAGGTCGTTTTGTATACCA encodes:
- the prmA gene encoding 50S ribosomal protein L11 methyltransferase, which codes for MKYLEFTFTTDPCTETVNDVLAAVLGEAGFESFVESESGLKAYIQQSLYDEKTIESAIMDFPVPDTKISYDFIEAEDKDWNEEWEKNFFQPIVIGDRCVIHSTFHKDVPAAEYDIVINPQMAFGTGHHETTSLIIGELLDSDLKGKSLLDMGCGTSILAILASMRGASPCLAIDIDEWCVRNSIENIELNNISNINVEQGDASALAGKGSFDVIIANINRNILLNDMRQYKACMHPGSELYMSGFYLEDIPVIREEAERNGLTFIHHHEKNRWAAVKFVF
- a CDS encoding glycoside hydrolase family 25 protein is translated as MIPKKPIPPRKTTVARRTPRKAKKPVHRTMPVWLRNVLVIIIVFGFSTTFYYFFIRPYAYRWKPCYGMKEYGICMPCCYDVHGIDISHYQGEIDWPQLLQSRLTDFPIEFIFMKATEGGDLADDAFVQNFTEAGNHGFIRGAYHFFSPKTDPLKQADFFIRTVKLAPGDLPPVLDVEVTGKKTTKELQQSIKRWLDRVEAHYGVKPILYTSYKFKTRYLNDSIFDTYPYWIAHYYVDSVKYEGKWHFWQHTDVGSVPGIGEDVDLNVFNGSLDELKKMTLQ
- a CDS encoding diphosphate--fructose-6-phosphate 1-phosphotransferase, which translates into the protein MTKSALQIARAAYQPKLPKALKGAVKAVEGAATQSVADQEAIKQLFPNTYGMPLIKFEAGEAIQLPAMNVGVILSGGQAPGGHNVISGLFDGIKALNPDSKLYGFILGPGGLVDHNYMELTSDIIDEYRNTGGFDIIGSGRTKLEKEDQFEKGLEILKELGIKALVIIGGDDSNTNACVLAEYYAAKKAGVQVIGCPKTIDGDLKNEMIETSFGFDTACKVYSEVIGNIQRDCNSARKYWHFIKLMGRSASHIALECALQVQPNVCIISEEVEAKDMSLDDVVTYIAKVVADRAAQGNNFGTVLIPEGLVEFIPAMKRLISELNDFLANNAEEFSQIKKSHQRDYIIRKLSPENSAIYASLPEGVARQLSLDRDPHGNVQVSLIETEKLLSEMVATKLATWKAEGKYVGKFAAQHHFFGYEGRCAAPSNYDADYCYSLGYTASMLIANGKTGYMSSVRNTTAPAEEWIAGGVPITMMMNMERRHGEMKPVIQKALVKLEGKPFKAFAALRDQWAMTTDYVYPGPIQYFGPTEVCDQPTKTLQLEQAK
- a CDS encoding efflux transporter outer membrane subunit — encoded protein: MKRNTLFIAFALLLMLTAFSSCKVGKSYVRPDLHLPDSLAQRQDSLSFGDRDWWEIYTDSTLRGLITKSLEYNKDMLIAAARVKEMAAQKRISTAALLPDIKGTVTGERELENHGGDDFKRSDTFEAQVLFSWELDLWGNLRWARSASIAEYFQSVEAQRALRMTIVAEVAQAYYELVALDTELDIVKQTLKAREEGVRLARIRFEGGLTSETSYRQSQVELARTATLVPDLERRIALKENDIAFLAGEYPNKIARSGLLQSFNFPKELPVGLPSGLLERRPDVRQAEQKLIAANAKVGVAYTNMFPRISLTGRAGAESTVLSELLKSPYAIMEGALLTPIFGWGKNRAALKAKKAAYEAEVHSYEKTVLNAFKETQNAIVNFNKIKEVYDLRANLERSSKSYIDLAQLQYINGVINYLDVLDAQRGYFDAQIGLSNAIRDELIAVVQVYKALGGGWEKED